In one Pseudomonas sp. SCA2728.1_7 genomic region, the following are encoded:
- a CDS encoding hybrid sensor histidine kinase/response regulator codes for MTPEQMRDASLLELFSLEAEAQTQVLSAGLLALERNPTQADQLESCMRAAHSLKGAARIVGIDSGVSVAHVMEDCLVSAQEGRLLLRPEHIDALLQGTDLLMRVATPANAPQPSDIDAYVALMASLLDPSAPRATLIAPPMAELQLQAPPVFEPAPAPIMDASVEPSEPTPRKSKRTTEGGERVLRVTAERLNSLLDLSSKSLVETQRLKPHLATMQRLKRMQNNGLRALENLNVHLKEHALSLEALEALEDARRLLAESQQLLSEKNAELDEFAWQASQRAQVLYDTALACRMRPFADVLTGQVRMVRDLGRSLGKQVRLEIEGEKTQVDRDVLEKLEAPLTHLLRNAVDHGIETPEQRLLKGKPDEGLIRLRASHQAGLLVLELSDDGNGVDLEKVRRSIVERQLSPAETAAQLSEEELLTFLFLPGFSLRDTVTEVSGRGVGLDAVQHMVRQLRGAVVLEQTAGEGSRFHLEVPLTLSVVRSLVVEVGEEAYAFPLAHIERMCDLAPEDIVQVEGRQHFWHEGQHVGLVAASQLLNRPASHNSGETLKVVVIRERDAVYGVAVERFIGERTLVVLPLDERLGKVQDISAGALLDDGSVVLIVDVEDMLRSVDKLLNTGRLERIARHGNQAAEAARKRVLVVDDSLTVRELQRKLLLNRGYDVAVAVDGMDGWNALRSEDFDLLITDIDMPRMDGIELVTLLRRDNRLQSLPVMVVSYKDREEDRRRGLDAGADYYLAKASFHDDALLDAVVELIGGARA; via the coding sequence ATGACCCCCGAGCAAATGCGCGACGCCTCCTTGCTGGAGCTGTTCAGCCTCGAAGCCGAAGCGCAGACCCAGGTGCTTAGCGCCGGGCTGCTGGCACTGGAGCGCAATCCGACCCAGGCCGATCAACTGGAATCGTGCATGCGCGCGGCGCACTCGCTTAAAGGTGCGGCGCGGATTGTCGGCATCGACAGCGGCGTCAGCGTCGCTCACGTCATGGAGGATTGCCTGGTCAGCGCGCAGGAAGGGCGCTTGCTGCTGCGTCCCGAACATATCGATGCGTTGTTGCAGGGCACCGATTTGCTGATGCGCGTTGCTACCCCGGCGAATGCGCCACAGCCGAGTGATATCGACGCTTACGTGGCGTTGATGGCGAGTTTGCTCGATCCGTCGGCGCCGCGGGCAACGCTGATTGCACCGCCGATGGCCGAGTTGCAACTTCAAGCGCCGCCGGTCTTTGAACCCGCGCCAGCTCCGATCATGGACGCGTCGGTTGAGCCTTCCGAGCCGACGCCCCGCAAAAGCAAACGCACCACCGAAGGTGGCGAACGCGTCTTGCGCGTTACCGCCGAGCGCCTGAACAGCCTGCTCGATCTGTCGAGCAAATCGCTGGTGGAAACCCAGCGCCTCAAGCCGCACCTGGCGACCATGCAACGCCTCAAGCGCATGCAGAACAACGGCCTTCGCGCGTTGGAAAACCTCAACGTCCATCTCAAGGAACACGCGCTGAGTCTTGAAGCGCTCGAAGCCTTGGAGGACGCACGGCGTTTGCTCGCCGAATCCCAGCAACTGCTGAGCGAGAAAAACGCCGAGCTGGACGAATTCGCCTGGCAGGCCAGCCAGCGCGCGCAAGTGCTCTACGACACGGCGTTGGCCTGTCGCATGCGGCCATTTGCCGATGTCCTGACCGGTCAGGTACGCATGGTCCGTGATCTGGGGCGCAGCCTCGGCAAACAGGTACGCCTGGAGATCGAGGGCGAAAAGACCCAGGTCGATCGCGACGTGCTGGAGAAACTCGAAGCACCGCTGACGCATTTGCTGCGCAACGCCGTTGATCACGGCATCGAAACCCCGGAACAACGCCTGCTCAAGGGCAAACCGGATGAAGGCCTGATCCGCCTGCGCGCCTCGCATCAGGCCGGTCTGCTGGTGCTGGAGTTGAGCGATGACGGCAACGGCGTCGATCTTGAAAAGGTTCGCCGCAGCATCGTCGAGCGGCAGTTATCCCCAGCTGAAACCGCCGCGCAGTTGAGCGAAGAAGAACTGCTGACCTTCCTGTTCCTGCCCGGCTTCAGCCTGCGCGACACGGTCACTGAAGTGTCCGGGCGGGGCGTGGGTCTCGATGCCGTTCAGCACATGGTTCGCCAATTGCGCGGTGCCGTGGTGCTGGAGCAGACGGCGGGCGAGGGCAGTCGCTTCCATCTGGAAGTGCCGCTGACCTTGTCGGTGGTGCGCAGTCTGGTGGTGGAAGTCGGCGAAGAGGCGTACGCCTTCCCGCTGGCGCACATCGAGCGCATGTGTGATCTGGCCCCCGAAGACATCGTGCAGGTCGAAGGCCGCCAGCATTTCTGGCACGAAGGCCAGCACGTCGGGCTGGTCGCGGCCAGCCAGTTGCTCAACCGCCCGGCCAGCCACAACAGCGGCGAAACCCTGAAAGTCGTGGTGATCCGTGAGCGCGATGCGGTGTATGGCGTTGCCGTCGAACGCTTCATTGGCGAGCGCACCCTGGTGGTCTTGCCACTCGATGAGCGTCTGGGCAAAGTGCAGGATATCTCCGCTGGCGCCTTGCTCGACGACGGCTCGGTGGTGCTGATCGTCGACGTTGAAGACATGCTGCGTTCGGTGGACAAACTGCTCAACACCGGGCGCCTTGAACGCATCGCCCGTCACGGCAATCAGGCTGCCGAGGCCGCACGCAAGCGGGTGCTGGTGGTCGACGACTCGCTGACCGTGCGCGAGCTGCAACGCAAACTGCTGCTCAATCGCGGCTACGACGTCGCGGTGGCGGTGGACGGCATGGACGGTTGGAACGCGCTGCGTTCGGAGGACTTCGATTTGCTGATCACCGACATCGACATGCCGCGCATGGACGGCATCGAACTGGTCACTCTGCTGCGCCGCGACAATCGCCTGCAATCGCTGCCGGTGATGGTCGTGTCGTACAAGGATCGAGAAGAGGATCGCCGCCGTGGACTCGATGCCGGCGCCGACTATTATTTAGCCAAAGCCAGTTTTCATGACGACGCCCTGCTCGATGCAGTGGTCGAGCTTATCGGAGGAGCGCGGGCATGA
- a CDS encoding PleD family two-component system response regulator has protein sequence MNDLQIDDIKTDENAAMVLLVDDQAMIGEAVRRGLSNQENIDFHFCSDPQQAIAQAVRIKPTVILQDLVMPGLDGLSLVREYRNHPATKDIPIIVLSTKEDPLIKSAAFSAGANDYLVKLPDTIELVARIRYHSRSYMTLLQRDAAYRALRVSQQQLLDTNLVLQRLMNSDGLTGLSNRRHFDEYLELEWRRSLRDQSQLSLLMIDVDYFKSYNDSFGHVEGDEALRKVATAIREASARPSDLPARYGGEEFVLVLPNTSPGGARLVAEKLRQTVASLKIPHNTPAEGASLTISIGLATMVPQAGSDCRLLISAADRGLYLAKNNGRNQVGIE, from the coding sequence ATGAATGACTTACAGATCGATGACATTAAAACCGACGAAAACGCCGCCATGGTGTTGTTGGTGGACGATCAGGCGATGATCGGCGAAGCGGTGCGCCGTGGGCTGTCGAATCAGGAAAACATCGACTTCCACTTCTGCTCCGACCCGCAGCAGGCCATTGCCCAGGCGGTGCGGATCAAACCGACAGTGATCCTGCAGGACCTGGTGATGCCCGGCCTCGATGGCCTGAGCCTGGTGCGCGAATACCGCAATCATCCAGCGACCAAGGACATCCCGATCATCGTCCTGTCGACCAAGGAGGACCCGCTGATCAAGAGCGCGGCGTTTTCCGCCGGCGCCAACGATTATCTGGTGAAACTGCCGGACACCATCGAACTGGTGGCGCGCATCCGCTATCACTCGCGCTCGTACATGACGCTGCTGCAACGCGATGCCGCGTATCGCGCGTTGCGCGTCAGCCAGCAGCAGTTGCTCGACACCAATCTGGTGCTGCAACGGCTGATGAACTCCGATGGCCTGACCGGGCTGTCCAATCGCCGCCACTTCGACGAGTACCTGGAACTGGAGTGGCGCCGCTCGTTGCGGGATCAGAGTCAGTTGTCGCTGCTGATGATCGATGTCGATTACTTCAAGTCCTACAACGACAGTTTTGGTCATGTGGAAGGCGATGAAGCGTTGCGCAAGGTCGCCACGGCGATCCGCGAGGCCAGCGCACGACCGTCGGATCTGCCGGCGCGTTATGGCGGTGAGGAGTTTGTGCTGGTGCTGCCGAACACCTCGCCGGGCGGCGCGCGGCTGGTGGCGGAGAAACTACGGCAGACCGTGGCGTCGCTGAAGATTCCGCACAATACCCCGGCGGAAGGGGCGAGTCTGACGATCAGTATTGGTCTGGCGACCATGGTGCCGCAGGCGGGCAGTGATTGCCGTTTGCTGATCTCGGCGGCGGATCGTGGCCTTTACCTGGCTAAAAACAACGGGCGTAACCAGGTCGGGATCGAGTAA
- a CDS encoding chemotaxis protein CheW has product MIPSDTLNVTHEDARAIDDCWNRIGIHGDKSCPLLEEHIHCRNCSVYSAAATRLLDRYALQQDERDPVAIAVESDVKTRSLLMFRLGEEWLGLATRSLVEVAPLQAIHSLPHQRSRALLGVANVRGALVACLSLVELLDLDGSVTPTTSGRIMPRMLIIAAHGGPVVVPVDEVDGIHAIDERILDAASQSGAQASAKYTRGVLQYRGRSLRWLDEEQLLSAVTRSLT; this is encoded by the coding sequence ATGATCCCGTCCGACACCTTGAACGTCACCCACGAAGACGCACGGGCCATCGACGATTGCTGGAACCGCATCGGCATTCACGGCGACAAGTCCTGTCCGCTGCTGGAAGAGCATATTCATTGCCGCAATTGCTCGGTGTATTCCGCCGCTGCCACGCGTCTGCTTGACCGATATGCCTTGCAGCAGGACGAGCGCGATCCGGTGGCGATCGCCGTGGAAAGCGATGTGAAAACCCGTTCGCTGTTGATGTTCCGTCTCGGCGAAGAATGGCTGGGGCTGGCGACGCGCAGCCTCGTTGAAGTCGCGCCGCTGCAGGCGATTCACTCGTTGCCGCACCAGCGCTCGCGAGCCTTGCTTGGCGTGGCGAATGTGCGCGGCGCGCTGGTGGCCTGCCTGTCACTGGTCGAACTGCTCGATCTGGATGGCAGCGTTACGCCGACCACCAGCGGGCGAATCATGCCGCGCATGTTGATCATCGCCGCCCATGGCGGGCCGGTGGTGGTGCCGGTGGATGAGGTTGACGGCATTCATGCCATCGACGAGCGAATCCTCGATGCCGCCTCGCAATCCGGCGCGCAAGCCAGCGCCAAATATACTCGTGGCGTTCTGCAATATCGCGGTCGCAGCCTGCGTTGGCTGGATGAAGAACAGCTGTTGTCCGCCGTGACCCGGAGCCTCACATGA
- the prfB gene encoding peptide chain release factor 2 (programmed frameshift), whose product MEINPILNTIKDLSERSETIRGYLDYDQKHERLTEVNRELEDPSVWNKPEYAQELGRERAALAQIVDTLDELNGGLADCRDLLDMAVEENDEGAVGDVVAELARLEENLAKLEFRRMFSHEMDPNNAYLDIQAGSGGTEAQDWANILLRMYLRWADKRGFDATIMELSAGEVAGIKGATVHIKGEYAFGWLRTEIGVHRLVRKSPFDSGNRRHTSFSAVFVSPEIDDKVEIEINPADLRIDTYRSSGAGGQHVNTTDSAVRITHVPTNTVVSCQNERSQHANKDTAMKMLRAKLYEQEMQKRNAASQALEDTKSDIGWGHQIRSYVLDASRIKDLRTNIERSDCDKVLDGDIDEYLYASLKSGL is encoded by the exons ATGGAAATCAACCCGATCCTGAACACCATCAAGGACCTGTCCGAGCGCTCCGAAACTATTCGGGGGTATCTT GACTACGATCAAAAGCATGAGCGTCTGACTGAAGTCAATCGCGAGCTTGAAGATCCGAGCGTCTGGAACAAACCTGAATACGCCCAGGAACTGGGTCGCGAGCGCGCCGCGCTGGCACAGATCGTCGATACTCTCGACGAACTGAACGGCGGCCTGGCCGATTGCCGCGATCTGCTGGACATGGCCGTCGAAGAAAACGACGAAGGCGCAGTGGGCGATGTCGTCGCCGAGCTGGCCCGTCTCGAGGAAAATCTGGCCAAGCTGGAATTCCGCCGCATGTTCAGCCATGAAATGGACCCGAATAACGCGTACCTGGACATCCAGGCCGGTTCCGGCGGCACCGAAGCCCAGGACTGGGCCAACATCCTGCTGCGCATGTACCTGCGCTGGGCGGACAAGCGCGGTTTCGATGCGACCATCATGGAACTGTCAGCCGGTGAAGTCGCTGGTATCAAAGGTGCGACCGTGCACATCAAGGGCGAATACGCCTTTGGCTGGCTGCGTACCGAGATCGGCGTGCACCGTCTGGTGCGCAAGAGCCCGTTCGACTCCGGCAACCGTCGCCACACCTCGTTCTCCGCGGTTTTCGTCTCGCCAGAGATCGACGACAAGGTCGAAATCGAAATCAACCCGGCAGACCTGCGGATCGACACCTATCGTTCCTCCGGTGCCGGTGGTCAGCACGTAAACACCACCGACTCGGCCGTACGTATCACTCACGTACCGACCAACACCGTGGTCAGTTGCCAGAACGAACGTTCCCAGCACGCCAACAAGGACACCGCCATGAAAATGCTGCGGGCCAAGTTGTACGAGCAGGAAATGCAGAAACGCAACGCCGCGTCGCAAGCGCTGGAAGACACCAAGTCCGACATCGGCTGGGGTCACCAGATTCGCTCGTACGTGCTTGATGCGTCGCGGATCAAGGATCTGCGCACCAACATCGAACGCAGCGACTGCGACAAGGTACTCGACGGCGACATCGACGAATACCTGTATGCCAGCCTGAAATCCGGGCTGTAA
- a CDS encoding chemotaxis response regulator protein-glutamate methylesterase, giving the protein MKIAIVNDMPMAVEALRRALAFEPAHQVVWVARNGAEAVQLCAENTPDLILMDLIMPVMDGVEATRRIMAETPCAIVIVTVDRQQNVHRVFEAMGHGALDVVDTPALGAGDAREAAAPLLRKILNIGWLIGDKAPRSRPAPTPPRSSGSRQRLVAIGSSAGGPAALELLLKGLPKDFSAAIVLVQHVDQVFAAGMAEWLASASGLDVRLAREGEPPQAGAVLLAGTNHHIRLLKNGTLAYTAEPVNEIYRPSIDVFFESVASYWNGDAVGVLLTGMGRDGAQGLKLMRQQGYLTIAQDQQSSAVYGMPKAAAAIDAAVEIRALEKIAPRLLEIFPK; this is encoded by the coding sequence ATGAAGATCGCAATCGTCAACGACATGCCCATGGCGGTAGAGGCGCTGCGCCGGGCGTTGGCCTTCGAGCCGGCGCATCAGGTGGTCTGGGTCGCCCGCAACGGCGCCGAGGCGGTACAACTGTGCGCCGAAAATACCCCGGATCTGATCCTCATGGATCTGATCATGCCGGTGATGGACGGCGTCGAAGCCACCCGCCGGATCATGGCCGAAACCCCGTGCGCCATCGTCATCGTCACCGTCGACCGCCAGCAGAACGTGCACCGGGTCTTTGAAGCCATGGGTCACGGCGCATTGGACGTGGTCGATACCCCGGCCCTCGGCGCCGGCGACGCTCGGGAAGCCGCAGCACCGTTACTGCGCAAGATCCTCAATATTGGCTGGCTGATCGGCGACAAAGCGCCGCGCTCACGTCCCGCGCCGACGCCTCCGCGCAGTTCGGGTTCGCGCCAACGGCTGGTAGCGATCGGTTCATCCGCAGGCGGGCCGGCGGCGCTGGAGCTGCTGCTCAAAGGCTTGCCCAAGGATTTCTCGGCAGCCATTGTGCTGGTGCAGCACGTCGATCAGGTGTTTGCTGCCGGCATGGCCGAATGGCTGGCCAGCGCCAGCGGCCTCGATGTGCGTCTGGCCCGCGAAGGCGAACCGCCGCAGGCCGGCGCGGTGTTGCTGGCCGGGACCAACCACCATATTCGCTTGTTGAAAAACGGCACGCTGGCTTACACCGCCGAGCCGGTCAACGAGATCTATCGGCCCTCGATCGACGTGTTTTTCGAAAGTGTCGCCAGTTATTGGAATGGCGACGCTGTCGGGGTTTTATTGACCGGGATGGGACGCGACGGCGCGCAAGGGCTTAAGCTCATGCGCCAACAGGGCTACCTGACCATCGCGCAGGATCAGCAAAGCAGTGCGGTGTATGGCATGCCCAAGGCTGCAGCGGCCATTGATGCCGCAGTTGAAATCCGTGCACTGGAAAAGATAGCGCCACGATTGCTGGAGATTTTCCCCAAATGA